A single window of Gossypium arboreum isolate Shixiya-1 chromosome 13, ASM2569848v2, whole genome shotgun sequence DNA harbors:
- the LOC108461846 gene encoding uncharacterized protein LOC108461846: MHSRVSNHEASNKQIGCKGELRKIQKKNNKNKSEARDQQLKKKEFQSLTSENGNLEELIECLIAGYRQVPATDLQKQEISVDLSYSHPHSDVKDEEQGMKSDVEGNAEELDGLELDDLRDDNPENSLIIQPNTIAKFLLKIDEDVASNVDFSDFMICFNGEQKTIGRYSFPISLVPTVERIMNTYGDVSASSPMNTNITGKIYLLFSAAIKEMEDLELHQVTETKMLKWRDAIKDALRVNFKVEFAMSHLKKIARAYFGGIGEQVLLTINEKLNSLYKERDKALEGFKDFLATAKDFDGQSVSTGLFP, translated from the exons ATGCATTCTCGAGTTTCAAATCATGAGGCTTCAAACAAACAAATAGGTTGTAAAGGGGAATTAcggaaaattcaaaagaaaaataacaaaaataagagTGAAGCAAGAGATCAGCAATTAAAGAAG AAAGAATTTCAGAGTTTAACGTCAGAGAATGGTAATTTGGAGGAACTCATCGAATGTTTAATTGCTGGTTACCGGCAAGTTCCTGCAACTGATCTTCAGAAACAAGAAATTTCTGTTGATCTATCATATTCTCATCCACATTCTGATGTCAAG GATGAAGAACAAGGGATGAAATCTGATGTGGAAGGAAATGCTGAAGAG CTGGATGGTTTAGAGCTTGATGACTTACGGGATGATAATCCAGAGAATTCTCTGATTATCCAACCAAACACAATTGCCAAGTTTCTTctgaaaattgatgaagatgtCGCAAGCAATGTGGATTTCTCGGATTTCATGATTTGCTTCAATGGGGAGCAAAAAACAATTGGAAGATACAGCTTTCCAATATCTTTGGTCCCTACTGTGGAAAGAATCATGAATACTTATGGTGATGTCTCGGCTTCGAGTCCAATGAACACTAATATTACTGGGAAAATTTATCTGCTTTTCTCTGCAGCAATTAAAGAGATGGAAGATCTTGAACTCCATCAAGTGACCGAGACAAAGATGCTGAAATGGAGGGATGCTATTAAGGATGCTCTCCGCGTCAACTTCAAGGTGGAGTTTGCAATGTCCCATCTGAAGAAAATTGCTCGAGCTTACTTTGGTGGCATTGGAGAGCAAGTGTTGCTGACCATCAACGAGAAATTGAATTCCTTGTACAAGGAACGTGATAAGGCATTGGAGGGTTTCAAGGATTTTCTGGCTACTGCAAAGGACTTTGATGGCCAGTCTGTGAGCACTGGTTTATTCCCTTGA
- the LOC108461122 gene encoding uncharacterized protein LOC108461122, which translates to MSFFHLRLSARHPHSSKVQDTLLWPISSVVDYMHRQPNMLLSNYHQFFVKKVFSSYSCRCSLSLQPVRALQSSMGAEEGFMFCNSCWSEDSIKSKQMQNLSEEAHVYDCYSSQEFSNDEDYKEEQRRRKIGLANKGRVPWNKGRKHSAETRLRIKQRTIEALNDPQVRKKMAEHPRTHSEESKARIGSSVKRAWGKRLKWKRLGERFFLSWMKSIAEASRKGGSDQVELEWDSYDKIKQEIVLEQLQWAAEKAKGKEIAKVRAEKARAERIARIVQKRKELEEKEKARELKRTMKEKARQDESVADSQGMKLKQRLQMIRKKKSISSQFSINGDTSHIPALEKLNIELIKKQKMQSEVSLAEQIKAAKSRRAEPISANILAVSSSFVSYNARLKE; encoded by the exons ATGTCATTTTTTCACTT GAGATTGTCTGCTCGACATCCACATTCAAGCAAGGTTCAAGACACCCTTTTGTGGCCTATTTCCTCCGTGGTGGATTATATGCATCGTCAACCAAATATGTTGCTCTCAAATTACCATCAATTTTTTGTGAAGAAAGTATTTTCCTCTTATTCCTGTAGATGTTCATTGAGCCTTCAGCCTGTTAGAGCTTTGCAAAGTTCCATGGGTGCAGAGGAAGGATTCATGTTTTGCAACAGTTGTTGGTCAGAAGATAGTATAAAATCAAAACAGATGCAAAACTTGAGTGAGGAGGCTCATGTATATGATTGTTATAGCTCTCAGGAATTTTCCAATGATGAAGACTACAAGGAAGAGCAAAGGAGGAGGAAGATAGGACTGGCAAATAAAGGGAGGGTTCCATGGAACAAAGGCCGGAAGCATAGTGCTG AGACACGTTTACGAATCAAACAAAGAACAATAGAAGCCTTGAATGATCCCCAG GTTAGGAAGAAGATGGCTGAACATCCCCGCACTCATAG TGAGGAAAGCAAGGCAAGAATTGGGTCTTCAGTGAAGCGTGCTTGGGGCAAGCGTTTGAAATGGAAACGGTTAGGGGAGAGATTCTTTCTATCATGGATGAAAAGTATAGCTGAAGCTTCTAGGAAAGGAGGGAGTGACCAAGTGGAACTAGAATGGGATAGCTATGACAAGATAAAACAAGAAATAGTTCTTGAACAGCTACAGTGGGCTGCAGAGAAGGCCAAGGGAAAAGAGATAGCCAAGGTAAGAGCGGAAAAAGCAAGAGCAGAAAGGATAGCAAGGATTGTTCAAAAGAGAAAAGAGCTGGAAGAGAAAGAGAAAGCAAGAGAACTGAAGAGAACGATGAAAGAAAAAGCAAGGCAAGATGAGAGTGTGGCAGACTCCCAAGGAATGAAACTCAAGCAGAGATTACAAATG ATCCGCAAGAAGAAATCCATAAGCAGTCAATTCAGTATTAATGGAGACACATCTCATATCCCAGCTCTGGAGAAATTAAATATAGAGCTTATAAAGAAACAGAAAATGCAGAGTGAAGTTTCACTTGCAGAGCAGATCAAAGCAGCCAAAAGCAGAAGAGCAGAACCAATTTCTGCAAATATTCTGGCAGTCTCATCATCCTTTGTTTCATATAATGCAAGACTAAAAGAGTAA